The following proteins come from a genomic window of Macaca nemestrina isolate mMacNem1 unplaced genomic scaffold, mMacNem.hap1 Scaffold_57, whole genome shotgun sequence:
- the LOC139361530 gene encoding uncharacterized protein encodes MAASWTGLVTCVLGGTDCVFRRLYKCDRCGVRHTISSPHSGRYVRSEGHIRIPRVGSGQQLSRYPDAAKAEKGRILFTTDASSRCPKARGVSQYVLRRTRLPLSQDSGEEVALGRLRAQKRRTRAHSAGGRGHCSALELTALSAAPCPLLHIPLHHLKTAWSERNEPVRSSGRRGVQGKTLPGPGPSGPGPDDCYASDSTLTRSPSARNNVWGRGGCYPEAECGIARVPTRLSLPPARTDSRPRRAPTRQQHRPRHKRLTRLLPNRKLEAARPQGALNALKQNRTQTRAFSPGEKTGRVGKASSACGNSECALPRPETPPRPGPAFLSASPLPARHVLAPPFARRFLLTRKRILRSQGPLGPYVSANPPLRGDRFRQEAESGPGVRDLPNPVTARVLLTVTSH; translated from the exons ATGGCCGCATCCTGGACAGGAC TGGTTACGTGTGTGCTCGGAGGGACAGATTGCGTGTTCCGGAGGTTATATAAGTGTGACAGGTGTGGCGTTAGGCACACGATTTCATCCCCGCATTCTGGGCGTTACGTGCGCTCTGAGGGACACATCCGCATTCCTAGGGTCGGATCTGGACAGCAGCTGTCACGTTACCCTGACG CTGCCAAGGCTGAAAAAGGAAGGATTTTATTCACCACGGACGCGAGCTCGAGGTGTCCAAAAGCGAGGGGCGTATCCCAGTATGTGCTGAGGAGAACGCGGCTCCCGCTCTCGCAGGACTCAGGCGAGGAGGTAGCACTCGGCCGCCTCAGGGCTCAGAAAAGACGGACTCGCGCGCACTCTGCTGGCGGCCGGGGGCACTGCAGCGCCCTAGAGCTCACTGCGCTGTCCGCAGCCCCGTGCCCGCTGCTACACATCCCGCTGCACCACTTAAAGACAGCATGGAGT GAACGCAATGAACCCGTGCGGAGCAGCGGCCGGCGCGGTGTCCAGGGCAAGACCCTACCCGGTCCAGGCCCCTCCGGCCCTGGGCCCGACGATTGCTACGCCTCTGACTCCACGCTAACGCGGAGCCCTAGCGCGCGTAACAACGTGTGGGGCCGGGGAGGCTGCTACCCAGAGGCGGAGTGCGGGATCGCGAGGGTGCCCACCCGCCTCTCGCTCCCGCCGGCACGTACGGACTCGCGTCCCCGCCGGGCGCCGACTAGGCAGCAGCACCGCCCCCGGCACAAGAGGCTCACGCGCCTCTTACCTAACAGGAAGTTGGAAGCGGCGCGCCCCCAAGGTGCACTGAACGCACTCAAACAGAACCGGACGCAGACACGCGCTTTCAGCCCAGGGGAAAAAACTGGCAGGGTCGGAAAAGCAAGCAGCGCGTGCGGGAACTCAGAATGCGCCCTGCCTCGGCCCGAGACCccgccccggcccggccccgcctTTTTGTCTGCCTCACCCCTCCCCGCCCGGCACGTACTGGCCCCGCCCTTCGCGCGGCGTTTTTTGTTGACCCGGAAACGGATTCTCCGGAGCCAAGGTCCGCTCGG GCCCTACGTCTCCGCAAACCCCCCGCTTCGGGGTGACCGCTTCAGACAGGAAGCTGAGTCCGGGCCTGGGGTAAGGGACCTGCCCAATCCTGTGACAGCCCGCGTCCTTCTgacagtcacctcccactag